A window from Salvia miltiorrhiza cultivar Shanhuang (shh) chromosome 2, IMPLAD_Smil_shh, whole genome shotgun sequence encodes these proteins:
- the LOC131009171 gene encoding transcription factor GTE4-like, with protein MLGGGNEGSEEDKLRERKVYSRRPSFKGLENSNSSSNLLREQQQQQQPESQAMVSEGLNSMKRMHNSGVDAGRDGLGGRGGLLRQDKVRISLSMKSKRDALELRRKLESERDMVRSLMRRIESNEGIKNGAQGFDGRDGDKVAAGVGQPRMLKPLNPLSVLVNENSKPGNDVVEKEKRTPKANKFYRNTEFLLAKDKIPLGESNKKLKPNGKKGGGSGAGMESFPNHVLKSCTALLERLMKHKHAWVFNKPVDAVALGLHDYFEIIRNPMDLGTVKGRLTQNWYKSPMEFAEDVVLTFQNAMTYNPKGQDVYVMAEQLCKIFEDKWAPIEADYKREMKLGADYDVGPPTPTSRKAPQQSRARPDMKKPLDRSAMAHSGDPKRKKPSTALSGKVHAPKKPKAKDPNKREMTYDEKQKLSINLQDLPSEKLENVVQIIKKRNPSVSQQDDEIEVDIDSVDTETLWELDRFITNYKKNLSKNKRKAEIVGNFVAGQEQNTNDKVATSVVTETPRASRTDEEKVASPPVEVEEPEVEHSDKNQGASQNSSSSDSGSSSSDSEGESSSADGSDGEHSPKN; from the exons ATGTTGGGGGGTGGGAATGAGGGATCTGAGGAGGATAAGCTGAGGGAGCGTAAGGTTTACAGTAGAAGGCCGTCGTTTAAAGGGCTTGAAAACAGTAACAGCAGTAGTAATTTGTTGagggagcagcagcagcagcaacagccggAATCTCAGGCTATGGTTTCGGAGGGCTTGAATTCTATGAAGAGAATGCATAATTCTGGTGTTGATGCGGGCCGTGATGGCTTGGGTGGGAGGGGAGGGCTTCTGAGGCAGGATAAGGTTAGGATAAGTTTGTCGATGAAGTCGAAACGTGATGCTCTGGAGTTGAGGAGGAAGCTGGAGAGCGAGAGGGATATGGTGCGGAGCTTGATGAGGAGGATTGAGTCGAATGAGGGGATAAAGAATGGAGCTCAAGGATTTGATGGTAGAGATGGGGATAAGGTAGCTGCCGGGGTGGGGCAGCCTCGGATGTTGAAGCCGTTGAATCCGTTGAGCGTGTTGGTGAACGAGAATAGCAAGCCGGGGAATGATGTTGTGGAGAAGGAGAAAAGGACCCCGAAGGCAAATAAATTCTATAGAAATACGGAGTTCTTGCTTGCAAAGGACAAGATTCCGCTAGGTGAAAGTAACAAGAAATTGAAGCCGAATGGGAAGAAGGGAGGAGGAAGTGGGGCGGGGATGGAAAGTTTTCCCAATCATGTTTTGAAGAGTTGTACGGCGCTCTTGGAAAGATTGATGAAGCACAAGCATGCTTGGGTGTTTAACAAGCCAGTTGATGCAGTTGCTCTTGGTTTGCACGACTATTTCGAAATTATAAGAAACCCCATGGACCTGGGTACTGTGAAAGGGAGGTTAACTCAGAATTGGTACAAGTCCCCGATGGAGTTTGCTGAGGATGTCGTGCTTACATTTCAAAACGCTATGACGTATAACCCGAAAGGGCAAGATGTTTATGTGATGGCCGAACAGCTGTGCAAAATATTTGAGGATAAATGGGCTCCCATAGAGGCTGATTATAAACGTGAGATGAAGCTAGGTGCAGATTATGATGTGGGGCCACCAACGCCTACATCTCGGAAGGCTCCTCAGCAGTCAAGAGCACGGCCTGATATGAAAAAACCTTTAGATAGGTCTGCGATGGCCCACTCTGGTGATCCTAAAAGAAAGAAACCAAGTACTGCGCTGTCTGGCAAGGTTCATGCGCCAAAGAAGCCAAAGGCGAAGGATCCCAATAAAAGGGAGATGACAtatgatgaaaaacaaaaacttaGCATAAACTTACAGGATTTACCTTCTGAGAAGCTTGAGAATGTTGTTCAGATCATTAAGAAGAGGAATCCATCTGTTTCCCAGCAAGATGATGAGATTGAGGTTGACATTGACAGTGTTGATACTGAAACTCTTTGGGAGCTTGATAGGTTCATAACAAATTATAAGAAGAATTTGAGCAAGAACAAAAGAAAGGCCGAAATTGTCGGTAATTTTGTAGCTGGTCAAGAGCAGAACACCAATGACAAG GTTGCTACCTCTGTTGTAACGGAAACCCCAAGAGCAAGTAGAACAG ATGAAGAGAAAGTCGCCTCACCTCCGGTTGAAGTAGAGGAGCCAGAGGTAGAGCACAGTGATAAGAACCAAGGAGCCAGCCAAAACAGCTCTAGCTCTGATTCGGGATCTTCTTCCAGTG ATTCTGAAGGAGAAAGTTCTTCAGCAGATGGCTCTGACGGGGAACACTCACCTAAGAATTGA
- the LOC131009174 gene encoding protein DETOXIFICATION 40-like isoform X2: protein MGSFRNEHVNEPLLHHKPPPPPPPAVEEASSELEQTLSDATLSWRRRYQKALVIEMRYLFRLAGPAVIVYLLNNVTSMSTQIFCGHLGNLELAASSLGNNGIQLLAYGIMLGMGSAVETLCGQAYGAGRYEMLGVYMQRSTVLLTAAGIPLTVAYVFSEPILLFLGQAPELAAAAALFVYGLIPQIFAYAANFAIQKFLQAQSIVNPSAYISAAALAAHVALTWVALYVFRWGLLGAGLVLSFSWWVIVVAQFVYILRSERCRRTWTGFSSAAFSDLWDFFKLSVASAVMLCLETWYFQVLILIAGLLPDPEIALDSLAICTTLLGWIFMVSVGFNAAVSVRVSNELGAGHPRSAAFTVVVATGTSLLIAAAFALVTTILRHKISYAFTSGEVVSNAVADLTPLLAGAIVLNGIQPVLSGVAVGCGWQAFVAYVNVGCYYFVGIPLGALLGFTFNLGVKGIWSGMLGGTLMQTVILIWVTARTDWNKEVEKAKNRIDKWNNIKERLPAE, encoded by the exons ATGGGGTCCTTTCGCAACGAACACGTGAACGAACCTCTTCTCCACCacaagccgccgccgccgccgccgccggcggtGGAGGAAGCTAGCTCGGAGTTAGAACAAACACTCTCCGACGCCACGTTGTCTTGGCGGCGGCGCTATCAGAAAGCCCTGGTGATCGAGATGAGGTACCTTTTCCGGCTGGCCGGCCCCGCCGTCATAGTCTACTTGCTAAACAACGTGACTTCCATGTCCACCCAAATCTTCTGCGGCCATCTCGGAAATCTCGAGCTCGCCGCCTCCTCCCTCGGCAACAACGGCATCCAGCTCCTCGCCTACGGCATCATG CTGGGAATGGGCAGCGCGGTGGAGACGCTGTGCGGCCAGGCCTACGGCGCCGGCCGCTACGAGATGCTCGGCGTCTATATGCAGAGATCGACGGTGCTGCTCACGGCGGCGGGGATCCCGCTCACGGTGGCCTACGTCTTCTCGGAGCCGATCCTCCTCTTCCTCGGGCAGGCGCCGGagctggcggcggcggcggcgctcttCGTGTACGGGCTGATCCCGCAGATCTTCGCGTACGCGGCCAACTTCGCCATCCAGAAGTTCCTGCAGGCGCAGAGCATCGTCAACCCGAGCGCCTACATATCGGCGGCGGCGCTGGCGGCGCACGTGGCCCTCACGTGGGTGGCGCTGTACGTGTTCCGGTGGGGGCTGCTGGGGGCCGGGCTGGTGCTGAGCTTCTCGTGGTGGGTGATCGTGGTCGCGCAGTTCGTCTACATCTTGCGGTCGGAGCGCTGCCGCCGGACGTGGACCGGGTTCAGCTCGGCGGCCTTCTCGGACCTCTGGGACTTCTTCAAGCTCTCGGTGGCGTCCGCCGTCATGCTCTGCCTCGAGACGTGGTATTTTCAGGTGCTCATCCTCATCGCCGGTTTGCTGCCCGACCCGGAGATCGCACTCGACTCTCTCGCTATCTG tACAACGCTTCTTGGCTGGATTTTCATGGTGTCAGTAGGGTTCAACGCCGCAGTAAG tgTAAGGGTTAGCAATGAACTCGGCGCCGGGCACCCAAGATCAGCCGCCTTTACCGTGGTGGTGGCGACGGGAACGTCGTTACTTATTGCGGCGGCATTCGCCCTCGTCACCACCATCCTCCGCCATAAAATCAGCTACGCCTTCACCTCCGGCGAGGTTGTGTCCAATGCCGTCGCCGACCTTACGCCGCTCCTCGCCGGCGCCATCGTTCTCAACGGAATCCAGCCTGTTTTATCCG GTGTTGCTGTTGGCTGTGGATGGCAAGCATTTGTTGCATATGTAAATGTGGGTTGTTACTATTTTGTCGGTATCCCTCTTGGAGCCCTTCTTGGCTTCACTTTCAACCTTGGCGTCAag GGAATATGGTCAGGGATGCTTGGAGGCACGCTTATGCAGACGGTAATTTTGATATGGGTGACTGCTCGTACCGATTGGAATAAGGAG GTGGAGAAAGCGAAAAACCGAATAGATAAATGGAATAATATAAAGGAGAGACTTCCAGCTGAATGA
- the LOC131009174 gene encoding protein DETOXIFICATION 40-like isoform X1: protein MGSFRNEHVNEPLLHHKPPPPPPPAVEEASSELEQTLSDATLSWRRRYQKALVIEMRYLFRLAGPAVIVYLLNNVTSMSTQIFCGHLGNLELAASSLGNNGIQLLAYGIMLGMGSAVETLCGQAYGAGRYEMLGVYMQRSTVLLTAAGIPLTVAYVFSEPILLFLGQAPELAAAAALFVYGLIPQIFAYAANFAIQKFLQAQSIVNPSAYISAAALAAHVALTWVALYVFRWGLLGAGLVLSFSWWVIVVAQFVYILRSERCRRTWTGFSSAAFSDLWDFFKLSVASAVMLCLETWYFQVLILIAGLLPDPEIALDSLAICTTLLGWIFMVSVGFNAAVSVRVSNELGAGHPRSAAFTVVVATGTSLLIAAAFALVTTILRHKISYAFTSGEVVSNAVADLTPLLAGAIVLNGIQPVLSGVAVGCGWQAFVAYVNVGCYYFVGIPLGALLGFTFNLGVKGIWSGMLGGTLMQTVILIWVTARTDWNKEVTNYIIFCCIFFILISSIVFKYLSRFSIKSWVVEYFLLLLFYSLFFSGKICDTCSGLANSDRVINVGANFLR, encoded by the exons ATGGGGTCCTTTCGCAACGAACACGTGAACGAACCTCTTCTCCACCacaagccgccgccgccgccgccgccggcggtGGAGGAAGCTAGCTCGGAGTTAGAACAAACACTCTCCGACGCCACGTTGTCTTGGCGGCGGCGCTATCAGAAAGCCCTGGTGATCGAGATGAGGTACCTTTTCCGGCTGGCCGGCCCCGCCGTCATAGTCTACTTGCTAAACAACGTGACTTCCATGTCCACCCAAATCTTCTGCGGCCATCTCGGAAATCTCGAGCTCGCCGCCTCCTCCCTCGGCAACAACGGCATCCAGCTCCTCGCCTACGGCATCATG CTGGGAATGGGCAGCGCGGTGGAGACGCTGTGCGGCCAGGCCTACGGCGCCGGCCGCTACGAGATGCTCGGCGTCTATATGCAGAGATCGACGGTGCTGCTCACGGCGGCGGGGATCCCGCTCACGGTGGCCTACGTCTTCTCGGAGCCGATCCTCCTCTTCCTCGGGCAGGCGCCGGagctggcggcggcggcggcgctcttCGTGTACGGGCTGATCCCGCAGATCTTCGCGTACGCGGCCAACTTCGCCATCCAGAAGTTCCTGCAGGCGCAGAGCATCGTCAACCCGAGCGCCTACATATCGGCGGCGGCGCTGGCGGCGCACGTGGCCCTCACGTGGGTGGCGCTGTACGTGTTCCGGTGGGGGCTGCTGGGGGCCGGGCTGGTGCTGAGCTTCTCGTGGTGGGTGATCGTGGTCGCGCAGTTCGTCTACATCTTGCGGTCGGAGCGCTGCCGCCGGACGTGGACCGGGTTCAGCTCGGCGGCCTTCTCGGACCTCTGGGACTTCTTCAAGCTCTCGGTGGCGTCCGCCGTCATGCTCTGCCTCGAGACGTGGTATTTTCAGGTGCTCATCCTCATCGCCGGTTTGCTGCCCGACCCGGAGATCGCACTCGACTCTCTCGCTATCTG tACAACGCTTCTTGGCTGGATTTTCATGGTGTCAGTAGGGTTCAACGCCGCAGTAAG tgTAAGGGTTAGCAATGAACTCGGCGCCGGGCACCCAAGATCAGCCGCCTTTACCGTGGTGGTGGCGACGGGAACGTCGTTACTTATTGCGGCGGCATTCGCCCTCGTCACCACCATCCTCCGCCATAAAATCAGCTACGCCTTCACCTCCGGCGAGGTTGTGTCCAATGCCGTCGCCGACCTTACGCCGCTCCTCGCCGGCGCCATCGTTCTCAACGGAATCCAGCCTGTTTTATCCG GTGTTGCTGTTGGCTGTGGATGGCAAGCATTTGTTGCATATGTAAATGTGGGTTGTTACTATTTTGTCGGTATCCCTCTTGGAGCCCTTCTTGGCTTCACTTTCAACCTTGGCGTCAag GGAATATGGTCAGGGATGCTTGGAGGCACGCTTATGCAGACGGTAATTTTGATATGGGTGACTGCTCGTACCGATTGGAATAAGGAGGTaactaattatattatattttgttgcatttttttcattttaatttcatcaatagtatttaaatatttgtcacgattttcaattaaatcttgGGTCGTTGAGTATTTTCTCTTACTTCTTTtttactctctttttttttctgggAAAATTTGTGATACATGTAGTGGTCTAGCGAATAGCGATAGAGTGATTAATGTTGGAGCTAATTTTTTGAGATAA
- the LOC131009175 gene encoding pentatricopeptide repeat-containing protein At3g58590: MRKIASIFPKSYQHSTATHNPTQKLPFSTSSNGQYIEHHTYIPLLHDPTRIRSLEDAKRLHALSITLGSFPTQQPVFLHNSLIAKYAALGEASTARKVFDEMPHRNVVTYNSMISSYARDGLLPEALLLFSEMRKRGFKPTEFTFGGLLSCRWMDVSEGMQLQALIEKSGLFHVDAFAGTALMGMYARHGCLDEALGIFEFMPVKNSATWNTVISVLCQMGCVQDCVLMFSEMMKCGVGLSESTFVSILSCLQGVDLFLGEQIHGLAIKKGFCNVASVYNCLIHIYVKSGATFLAERVFENAPAKDVVSWNTMIGAMANGDEPAKGLCIFQEMSATGLSPNGTTLVNALQSCSRLRLSSRGECIHANMIKRCFESDVFCGSALVNFYAKFDKVEEAHCCFDGITQKNLVSWNSLMMVYSNKGSSCSTRLFKEMIHSGYHPNGLSFSIVFKSASMLELPQLHSLAIKTGHIDVAHVSSSLIHSYARNGLISEALRFSEADDGNAKLPVVSSNIIAWIYNRTGQYEKTQEVYAAVENPDTVSWNILIAACSRNGDYVETFQLFDHMRRSLVFPDNYTLVSLFSVCTRVCSLALGSSLHGLTVKADYDLCDTFVCNTMIDMYGKCGSIESSVGIFNEMRVKNVFSWTALVSALGVHGRADEAVGRFGEMVGTGIEPDRVAFLAVLSACRHVGLVREGMNLFEGMKVKHGLEPDLDHYVVVVDLLTRYGHVKEAERVILGMPIAPNALIWRTFLEGCKRQSRGGGAHLALAA, from the coding sequence ATGAGAAAAATTGCATCCATATTTCCCAAATCCTATCAACACTCCACCGCGACGCACAATCCCACTCAGAAGCTTCCTTTCTCAACCAGCTCTAATGGACAATACATCGAACACCATACCTACATTCCCTTGCTCCACGACCCCACAAGAATCCGCTCGCTCGAAGACGCGAAGCGCCTTCACGCACTCTCCATCACTCTGGGATCCTTCCCGACGCAGCAGCCCGTCTTCCTCCACAACAGCCTCATCGCCAAGTACGCGGCACTGGGAGAAGCTTCCACGGCCCGCAAAGTGTTCGACGAAATGCCGCACAGAAACGTCGTGACTTATAATTCCATGATCAGTTCCTACGCTCGAGACGGGCTCTTGCCGGAGGCTTTGTTGCTCTTCTCCGAAATGAGAAAACGCGGCTTCAAGCCGACGGAATTCACGTTCGGAGGCTTGCTATCGTGTCGTTGGATGGATGTCTCCGAAGGAATGCAGCTGCAGGCGTTGATTGAGAAGAGTGGATTGTTTCATGTAGATGCTTTTGCTGGAACAGCGCTGATGGGAATGTACGCGAGGCATGGATGTTTAGATGAAGCTTTAGGGATTTTCGAATTCATGCCGGTAAAGAACTCGGCCACGTGGAATACTGTGATATCTGTTCTTTGCCAGATGGGCTGTGTGCAAGACTGCGTTTTGATGTTTTCTGAGATGATGAAATGTGGAGTTGGATTGTCCGAATCGACTTTCGTGAGCATTCTATCATGTTTGCAAGGGGTTGATTTGTTTTTGGGGGAACAGATACATGGTTTAGCGATAAAGAAAGGATTTTGCAATGTGGCTTCGGTTTACAATTGTCTGATTCATATATATGTTAAATCCGGCGCCACGTTCTTGGCTGAGAGAGTGTTTGAGAATGCTCCTGCAAAGGATGTAGTCTCGTGGAACACGATGATTGGTGCGATGGCGAATGGGGACGAGCCAGCAAAAGGGCTCTGCATCTTCCAAGAAATGAGCGCCACTGGTCTATCCCCAAATGGCACGACACTTGTGAACGCGCTGCAGTCTTGTTCAAGACTGCGCCTTTCATCGCGTGGGGAATGCATCCATGCCAATATGATCAAGAGATGTTTCGAATCTGATGTGTTCTGTGGGAGTGCTTTGGTTAACTTTTATGCTAAATTTGATAAAGTGGAAGAAGCACATTGTTGTTTTGATGGAATAACTCAGAAAAATCTGGTTTCTTGGAATTCTTTGATGATGGTGTATTCGAACAAGGGCTCTTCGTGTTCAACGAGGCTTTTCAAAGAGATGATCCACTCTGGTTATCACCCGAATGGATTGTCGTTCTCTATTGTTTTCAAATCAGCATCGATGTTGGAGCTGCCGCAGCTGCATTCTCTGGCAATCAAAACAGGGCACATTGATGTTGCTCATGTGTCGTCCTCTCTTATACACTCTTATGCGCGAAATGGCCTAATATCCGAAGCTCTGAGATTTTCAGAGGCGGATGATGGCAATGCCAAGCTTCCTGTCGTTTCATCCAATATAATCGCGTGGATCTACAACCGGACAGGGCAGTACGAGAAAACTCAGGAGGTGTATGCTGCAGTGGAGAATCCAGACACTGTGTCTTGGAACATTCTGATTGCTGCTTGCTCGCGCAATGGCGATTATGTAGAGACGTTCCAGCTCTTTGATCACATGCGTAGGTCTCTCGTGTTCCCGGACAATTACACCCTAGTTAGCCTCTTCAGTGTATGCACCAGAGTATGCAGCCTCGCCCTAGGCAGCTCTCTCCACGGCTTGACTGTGAAGGCCGACTATGATCTATGCGACACGTTCGTGTGCAACACCATGATTGACATGTATGGGAAATGCGGGAGCATTGAGAGCTCTGTTGGGATCTTCAATGAGATGAGGGTGAAGAATGTCTTCTCTTGGACAGCTCTTGTCTCGGCCCTAGGGGTGCACGGGCGTGCAGACGAGGCTGTGGGGAGATTCGGGGAGATGGTGGGGACGGGGATTGAGCCGGATAGGGTTGCTTTCTTGGCTGTGCTCTCTGCTTGTAGGCATGTAGGATTGGTGAGGGAAGGGATGAATCTGTTTGAAGGGATGAAAGTGAAGCATGGTTTGGAGCCGGATTTGGATCATTACGTTGTGGTTGTCGATCTGTTGACAAGATACGGGCACGTGAAGGAAGCTGAACGCGTTATTCTGGGAATGCCTATCGCGCCTAACGCGTTGATTTGGCGTACTTTTCTTGAGGGCTGCAAGAGACAGAGTAGAGGAGGAGGAGCTCATCTTGCACTTGCAGCataa
- the LOC131009176 gene encoding transcription factor TCP4-like codes for MKGAAQGGGEIVQVDGGQILRATGRKDRHSKVYTAKGPRDRRVRLSAHTAIQFYDVQDRLGYDRPSKAVDWLIKKAKAAIDRLNELPPQPVGWGGGAPTPESNPSSNDLALEQSQSQSQVVCEYDFADNNNNNNSNNNSGSFMAGAGAGADLMNTMKSLFPTSSFAGFDNDPCQDSSFQTRDLGLSLQTFQADHHRQENSNIPIHGSFHRIDGWNGGGGGGSGGGGAIFGQGLPFSQRELLQSNTAVNPWNQRPLISANHHDHDQHQPRGGFELGFRVPARIYGEEEAAENHR; via the coding sequence ATGAAAGGTGCAGCGCAAGGCGGCGGCGAGATCGTGCAGGTCGACGGCGGCCAGATTCTCCGCGCCACCGGCCGGAAGGACCGCCACAGCAAGGTCTACACGGCCAAGGGGCCGAGGGACCGCCGCGTGCGCCTCTCGGCCCACACGGCCATCCAGTTCTACGACGTCCAGGACCGGCTCGGCTACGACCGGCCGAGCAAGGCCGTCGACTGGCTCATCAAGAAGGCCAAGGCCGCCATCGACCGGCTCAACGAGCTGCCGCCCCAGCCTGTCGGCTGGGGCGGCGGCGCCCCGACCCCGGAGTCAAACCCTAGCTCCAACGACCTCGCGCTGGAGCAGTCTCAGTCCCAGTCTCAAGTTGTCTGCGAATATGATTTCGcagacaacaacaacaacaacaacagtaaTAATAATTCGGGCTCGTTTATGGcgggggccggggccggggcgGATCTCATGAACACCATGAAGTCCTTGTTTCCAACCAGCAGTTTTGCGGGTTTCGACAATGATCCTTGTCAGGACTCGTCTTTTCAGACGAGAGACCTCGGCCTGTCCCTTCAGACGTTTCAGGCCGACCACCACCGCCAGGAGAATTCCAACATCCCGATTCATGGAAGTTTCCATAGAATTGACGGCTGGaacggcggtggcggcggcggcagtggcgGCGGAGGCGCAATTTTTGGGCAGGGTTTGCCATTTTCTCAAAGGGAACTACTTCAGTCCAACACGGCCGTGAATCCGTGGAATCAGAGGCCGTTGATTTCAGCAAATCATCACGATCACGATCAGCATCAGCCACGTGGCGGCTTCGAGCTCGGATTTCGTGTTCCAGCTCGGATTTACGGCGAGGAAGAGGCGGCGGAGAATCACCGATGA